The stretch of DNA CGGACTGTCGGTGATCGGCGTGACGATTCGCGCGCTGGGCCACCCTCCGCTGGAAGCCCCAGGGCTCACCCTGATCGCCCAAGCGGCATTTGTGGCGACGATGCAGGGATCGCTGGCGGTGCGACTGCTGATGCTCGGTCGCAACGCCCGGTTCTTCGACGTCATGCAGGCGGCGAGCGGCCTGGTCATCGGCATCGGGGGCGCGGTCATGGTGAGCCGCGCGTCACCCGGCGGGCTCGGACTGATCGGCGCGGTCGCAGGGATCCTGGCGCTCGGCGCATATCTGGGCGCCTTTCTGCGTCTCTCCGACCGCCCCCATCTCTCAGCCAGTTACCATCTGTTGGCGGCCTTCGGCCTCGTGACCGCGATCGCGGCGCTGGCGCTGCTCTTCTCCGGGCCCATCCTGGCGCTGGTTGCGATCACTCTCGGAATCATCACCATTGGTCTGGGCCCCCACCGGCTCGCCGGCTACGCCGCGCTGCACGGTTCGGCCTACGTCCTGACCGCGCTCGCCGCGTCGGGGCTGCTCACCGCGTCGCTGTCTGCCTGGATGCGCAATCCGACGCCGTGGCCTTCGGTGTCCACTATCGGCTGGCTGACTCTGGGCACGGCTGGAATATGCGCCACGCTGCGTCCCCCGCAGCATGGCGATATCGGCGACCTGCTCGCGCGCGTCGGGCGGCGGCTGTTGGCTGCGCTCTTCGTCTTCGCGGCGAGCGGCGCGGTACTGATGGTCACGGGGCCGCTCATCGCAGGGACTCCGCCCGATGCCGGCGTCCTTGCCACGCTGCGAACCACGCTCTTGTCGCTGACGGTCATCGGCCTCGGCCTAGCCGCACGCCTGCCACAGACGAGGGTGTTTGCCCGCCTCGTCTATCCACTCCTCATCGTCGGCGGGTTGCGGTTCGTGGCCGACGACTTCCGGCACTCGGGTCCTGCCACGCTGTTCATTGCACTGGCCGTCTACGGCCTGGCGTGGGTCCTTGGTCCGCGGCTCGCTGCACGAGACAGCGGGACATCCGCCGGCTGAACACGCCCGGGAATCTGCTAGGCTTTCGGCCATGTTGCGAACCCTGATGATGTGTGGAGGCCTCTTGATGTTGGCGATTCCGCTGGCTGCGCAAACCCAGCTGCCCACCAAACGTGTGCTGACGCTGGAAGCGGCGCGACGCGTGGTGGCGGCGGCCGAAGCCGAGGCCCGCAAGAACAACTGGGCCGTATCGATCGCGGTGCTCGACGACAGCGGACACATGATCCTGTTCCAACGCATGGACGGCGCCAAGCTCGTGGCCACCGACATTGCGATACGCAAGGCGCGCACGGCCGTCTACTTCCAGGGCCCGACCAAGGATTTGGAGGCCGAAGTGGCCGGTGGCCGAACGGCCCTGCTGCCCATCGAGGGCTTCATGCCGCTCGAAGGCGGCGTGCCGTTGATGTCAGGCGGCCAACTGGTCGGCGCGGTCGGCGTGAGCGGAGTCAGTGGCGCGCAAGACGCGCAGTGTGCGCTCGCGGGCGCCGCGACAATCAAATAGGAACGCCCCTACCGCGCGAGCGCGAGTATCGTTGCGAGCGCGATCTCGATTCCGCGAAGGCTCGGGACCTTGTCGACCGCGATCCACTCGTCAAGCGCGTGTGCACGGCCGCCGCGGCCACCTGAATCCACGGTGATCGCGGGGATGCCGAGGCTGATGGGGATGTTGGAGTCGGTGCTGCTCCAGCTGAATGTCGGCCGCCCGCCCGCCGCCCGGATCGACGCCGCGGCGGTCTGGACGATCGGCGAGTCTATCGGTGTCTCTCCTGACGGCCGATCGCCGATCAACTTCAGTTCGGCCGTCACCGGGCCCTGGGCCGTGGAACGGGCCGCGTTTTCTTCGCGCACGGCGTCGGCAATCAGTGCCATCAGGCTTTCATCAAGCTTCTGCAGTTCTGCGCGTGACTCCGAACGCATGTCGAGTTCCATCCATGACTCGAAGGGAATCGAGTTCACTGATGTGCCGCCGCCGACCACGCCGACGCTGTACGTCGTTTTGGGTTTCTCGGGCACGGTCAGTTTGCCAAAACGCTGCATCGCACCGGCCATCGCGAATGCGGGGCTCACGAGTCCAAACGCCCCATAACTGTGTCCGCCCGGTCCCTTGAAGATGACGCGATACCGGCGGCTGCCGACGCCGCCGTGAGTAATGTTGGCCCCCCCACCGGCGCCGTCCACGGAAATGAACATCTTGATGCGATCCTTGTACTTGCCCTTGTTGAACAAGTACTTCACACCGCGCAAGTCGCCCTGGCCCTCTTCACCCACATTGCCGATAAACAGGAGGTCACTCTCCGTACGGATGCCCGCCTCGTTCATGGCGCGGATCATCGCCAGCAGCACCGCCAGCGAACGGGTGTCGTCGCCGATGCCAGGCGCAGACAGCCGATCGCCGTCACGCTTGACCTTCACGTCGGTGCCCTCCGGGAACACAGTGTCGAGGTGTGCCGCAATAGCGATGAGCGGCGCCGTGTCTCGCCCCGCACCGGCGCCCCGGCGCAACCCCATCACGTTGCCTTCTTCGTCCTGCTCAAGATCGGTCAAGCCGGACGCGCGCAGCATCTCAAGGTAGGCAGCAGCACGCGCGGTTTCCTTGAAGGGGGGCGCGGGAATCTCGGTCAGCGTGATGATCTCTGCCACCAGTCGATCGTGATCGCGATCGAGCACGGCCATCGCCTTCTTGAAGCCATCGCTCGATCGAACCGTGGCGATGGTGGCATCAAACGGACTGGTCTGCGCCGTGACGGCCGCGCTGAGCAGGCCCACGGCCATGGCAATTCTTTGCAGTCGTGACAACATGCCGACGATCATACGGCTATTGCGCCAGGCTTCTGCAGGCGCCAGGCGGCCAGCACAAGGCCACAGGCGAGCCACTGAAAGATGCCCACCTTGGCGCCAAGCGCAACGGCATCCAGCAGTCCGAAAATGTGCACCGACAGCAGGGACAACCCGGCGGCGATCCCGA from Acidobacteriota bacterium encodes:
- a CDS encoding heme-binding protein, which gives rise to MLAIPLAAQTQLPTKRVLTLEAARRVVAAAEAEARKNNWAVSIAVLDDSGHMILFQRMDGAKLVATDIAIRKARTAVYFQGPTKDLEAEVAGGRTALLPIEGFMPLEGGVPLMSGGQLVGAVGVSGVSGAQDAQCALAGAATIK
- a CDS encoding M20/M25/M40 family metallo-hydrolase, which translates into the protein MAVGLLSAAVTAQTSPFDATIATVRSSDGFKKAMAVLDRDHDRLVAEIITLTEIPAPPFKETARAAAYLEMLRASGLTDLEQDEEGNVMGLRRGAGAGRDTAPLIAIAAHLDTVFPEGTDVKVKRDGDRLSAPGIGDDTRSLAVLLAMIRAMNEAGIRTESDLLFIGNVGEEGQGDLRGVKYLFNKGKYKDRIKMFISVDGAGGGANITHGGVGSRRYRVIFKGPGGHSYGAFGLVSPAFAMAGAMQRFGKLTVPEKPKTTYSVGVVGGGTSVNSIPFESWMELDMRSESRAELQKLDESLMALIADAVREENAARSTAQGPVTAELKLIGDRPSGETPIDSPIVQTAAASIRAAGGRPTFSWSSTDSNIPISLGIPAITVDSGGRGGRAHALDEWIAVDKVPSLRGIEIALATILALAR